NNNNNNNNNNNNNNNNNNNNNNNNNNNNNNNNNNNNNNNNNNNNNNNNNNNNNNNNNNNNNNNNNNNNNNNNNNNNNNNNNNNNNNNNNNNNNNNNNNNNNNNNNNNNNNNNNNNNNNNNNNNNNNNNNNNNNNNNNNNNNNNNNNNNNNNNNNNNNNNNNNNNNNNNNNNNNNNNNNNNNNNNNNNNNNNNNNNNNNNNNNNTTAAAGTAACCGTTGGGGCGGTAAGATCGGCTGCGCGAATTAACTGAGTTGCTGCGGCATTATTATTACCCAGAGTATTAGTAGCTTTAGCCGCAGGAATATCTACGGTGACATTTCCATCCGCAGTTGGAGTCACATCAAAGGTGTAGGTTTTGGCATCAACTGTGACAAAGTTACCGACTGTTGCATTAGCAACGGTAATATCAGTATCAACAAAGCCAGTGACATCTTCACTGAAGGTAGCAGTGACGGTAAATAAACCGTTAACTGTGGCAGCGGCAGCTGAGGTTAAAGTAACAGTTGGGGCAACAGTATTAGCAATACGAGTTAGCTGAGTTGCTGCGGTATTACTATTACCGACAGTATCAGTTGCTTTAGCCCCAGGAATATCTACGGTGACAGTTCCATCCGCAGTTGGAGTCACATCAAAGGTGTAGGTTTTGCCATCAACTGTGACGAAGTTACTAACAGTTCCATTTCCTACAGTAATATCAGTATCAACAAAGCCAGTGACATCTTCACTGAAGGTCGCAGTGACGGTAAATGGAGCGTTAACTGTGGCAGCGGCAGCTGAGGTTAAAGTAACCGTTGGGGCAACAGTATTAGCAATACGAGTTAGCTGAGTTGCTGCGGTATTATTATTACCGACAGTATCAGTTGCTTTAGCCCCAGGAATATCTACGGTGACAGTTCCATCCGCAGTTGGAGTCACATCAAAGGTGTAGGTTTTGGCATCAACTGTGACAAAGTTACTAACAGTTCCATTTCCTACAGTAATATCAGTATTGATAAAATTACTGACATCTTCACTGAAGGCAGCAGTGACGGTAAATAAACCGTTGACTGTGGATGGGGCAGCTGAGGTTAAAGTAACCGTTGGGGCGGTAATATCTGCTGCGCGAATTAACTGAGTTGCTGCGGCATTATTATTACCCAGAGTATTAGTAGCTTTAGCCGCAGGAATATCTACGGTGATATTTCCATCCGCAGTTGGAGTCACATCAAAGGTGTAGGTTTTGNNNNNNNNNNNNNNNNNNNNNNNNNNNNNNNNNNNNNNNNNNNNNNNNNNNNNNNNNNNNNNNNNNNNNNNNNNNNNNNNNNNNNNNNNNNNNNNNNNNNNNNNNNNNNNNNNNNNNNNNNNNNNNNNNNNNNNNNNNNNNNNNNNNNNNNNNNNNNNNNNNNNNNNNNNNNNNNNNNNNNNNNNNNNNNNNNNNNNNNNNNNNNNNNNNNNNNNNNNNNNNNNNNNNNNNNNNNNNNNNNNNNNNNNNNNNNNNNNNNNNNNNNNNNNNNNNNNNNNNNNNNNNNNNNNNNNNNNNNNNNNNNNNNNNNNNNNNNNNNNNNNNNNNNNNNNNNNNNNNNNNNNNNNNNNNNNNNNNNNNNNNNNNNNNNNNNNNNNNNNNNNNNNNNNNNNNNNNNNNNNNNNNNNNNNNNNNNNNNNNNNNNNNNNNNNNNNNNNNNNNNNNNNNNNNNNNNNNNNNNNNNNNNNNNNNNNNNNNNNNNNNNNNNNNNNNNNNNNNNNNNNNNNNNNNNNNNNNNNNNNNNNNNNNNNNNNNNNNNNNNNNNNNNNNNNNNNNNNNNNNNNNNNNNNNNNNNNNNNNNNNNNNNNNNNNNNNNNNNNNNNNNNNNNNNNNNNNNNNNNNNNNNNNNNNNNNNNNNNNNNNNNNNNNNNNNNNNNNNNNNNNNNNNNNNNNNNNNNNNNNNNNNNNNNNNNNNNNNNNNNNNN
The DNA window shown above is from Planktothrix serta PCC 8927 and carries:
- a CDS encoding Ig-like domain-containing protein, which produces KTYTFDVTPTADGNITVDIPAAKATNTLGNNNAAATQLIRAADITAPTVTLTSAAPSTVNGLFTVTAAFSEDVSNFINTDITVGNGTVSNFVTVDAKTYTFDVTPTADGTVTVDIPGAKATDTVGNNNTAATQLTRIANTVAPTVTLTSAAAATVNAPFTVTATFSEDVTGFVDTDITVGNGTVSNFVTVDGKTYTFDVTPTADGTVTVDIPGAKATDTVGNSNTAATQLTRIANTVAPTVTLTSAAAATVNGLFTVTATFSEDVTGFVDTDITVANATVGNFVTVDAKTYTFDVTPTADGNVTVDIPAAKATNTLGNNNAAATQLIRAADLTAPTVTL